AGTCCCGCGACACGAAACCGGGCACGGTGTCGTCGTGCTTCGGCAGCGGCCGGATCCCGGAGAAGGTGTACACGATCTGCGAGCGATCGACGGAGATGGAGGGGAACACCTGCGGAATCAGGTCGAAGAAGTACTCGACCTCGTCGTCGGTGCAGACGCTGGGCACCGAGGGGTCCGCATCGATGTCCGTGGTGCCCACCATGACGCGGTCCTTGAGCGGATAGATGAGCACGATCCGACCGTCGGAGTGCTCGAAGAACATCTCGCGGCCGGCGGTCGCGGCGAGCAGTTCGGGGTGGTCGAGCACGATGTGCGAGCCCTTCGTGCCACCCAGGTACCGGGTCGGGGCGCCGAGCGTCCGGTTCGTGAGGTCGGTCCACGGACCGCTCGTGTTGATCACGAGCCGCGCGGAGAACCCGAACTCGTCGCCGGTCTCCTCGTCGCGGAGCGTCACGGCGCCATCGGTGAACCCGACGGCGGAGACGTAGTTCGCGGCGCGGGCCGTGGTGCGTTCCGCGGAGGCGCCCGCGGCGACGCCGTCGGAGAGCACGTCGAGCGCGAGCCGCTCGGGATCGTGCATCGCGGCGTCGTAGTAGGTGGCGGTGTACTTGATCGCGGGATTGAGTCGGGGCAGTGCGCGAAGCGAGCGGCGACGGCCGTGGAACCGGTGCCGCGGGACACGGCCGCCGCCGCGCGAGAAGGTGTCGTAGAGCACGAGGCCGACCTTGATGAGGAGAGCGCCGCGTTCGCGCGGCTTGCCCCGGCCGTGCGACACGAGGAGCCGGAACGGTGCGGTCAATACACCGGAGAAGGTCTTGAAGATCGGGATCGTGGTGCGGAGCGGGACGACGTAGTGCGGCGCATTGCGGATCAGGCGGTTGCGCTCCTGCACCGCCTCCTGCACGAGACGGAACTCGCCGTTCTCGAGATAGCGGATCCCGCCGTGGACCATGTGGCTCGACGCTGAGGACGCACCGGAGACGAAGTCATCGCGATCCACCAGGGCGACGTCGACGCCCTGCAGGGCGAGCTCGCGGAACGTCGCGATGCCGTTGATCCCGCCGCCGATGATGAGCACATCGGCCTCCGGGCGATCGCGGAGTCGCTGGACCGATGCGCGAGCGCTGGGGGTGTTCGCCTGGGGCACGTGAGAGACCTTCCGTCCGGGTGCGTGACGTCACCCCCAACGCTACAAGACACCACCGACTCTCCGCCCCGACCCTGGGCGGATCCGCAGGGTGTCGAGCGTGCGTGTCGGTGGGATGTGGTGCAATGGGTGTCATGGTCGACACGCAGCGTGACATCGCATCGATGCTGCACGTCGACATGGACTCGTTCTTCGTCTCCGTCGAGCTCCTCGATCGCCCCGACCTGGTCGGGCTGCCGGTCGCCGCGGCGCACGATACGCTCCGATCGGTCGTCTCGAGTGCGAGCTACGAGGCGCGTCGGTTCGGTGTCCGCTCGGCGATGCCGGTGGCGCGAGCGAAGCAACTCTGTCCCCAACTCGTGTTGGTGCCCCCCACCTTCGAGAAGTACCGCGCCGCCTCTCGGCAGGTCATGCGCATCTTCGAGGAGTTCACCCCGCTGGTCGAGCCGCTGAGCATCGATGAGGCGTTTCTCGACGTCGCGGGGTCGATCCGCCTGTTCGGCGCGCCCGCGGAGATCGCGCGGCAGCTCCGGGAGCGGATCCGCGGCGAGACGGGTCTCCCCGCCTCGGTCGGCCTCGCCGGCACGAAGTTCATCGCGAAGCTCGCGTCGCAGCGCGCGAAGCCCGACGGTATCCTCGAGATCCCACCGGCGCAGACCCTGGCGTTCCTGCATCCCCTGCCCATTGACGCGATGTGGGGCGTGGGTGAGGCGACGGCTCGCACACTGAGATCGCGTGCCATTCACTCGGTCGGCGATCTCGCCCGAGAGCCGCTCGACTCGCTCACCCGGCTCGTCGGGGCCGCGAGCGCCCAGCGCCTCCACGACCTCGCGAACGGTCGTGATGCCCGTCGCGTCACCACGACCCGGATCGAGAAGAGCATCGGGCACGAGGAGACCTTCGCGTTCGACGAGCCCGATCCGACCGTGCTCCGCCGGGAGCTGCTACGTCTTTCGACCCGCACGGGCGAACGGCTGCGCGCCGCGGGGCTCGAGGCGCGGACCGTCGCGATCAAGGTGCGCTGGTCGAGCTTCGAGACCGTCAGCCGGTCGCGCACGCTGGCGGAGGCGACGCACGCGACGCAGCGGATCTATCAGACCGCATGCGAACTCTTCGACGGCCTGCGCGCCACGGGCACGCCCGTGCGACTTATCGGAGTGCGCGCCGAGCAACTCCAGCCGGAGGGCAGCGACCTTGCGGCGCTCTGGAGCGAGGACGAGAGCTGGCGCGCGGTCGACCAAGCCGTGGACGACGTGAAGCACCGGTTCGGGGCGGCCGGAGTGAAATCGGCGAGCCTGCTCCAGGGTCGCGGGCCGGTCGTCGATCCCCGCTCGCTCGAGCCGCCCGCCTAAGCCCGGTCGGAAGCGTCGTCCGCGGATCCGTCAGCGTCGTCGCCGTCGTCCCCGTCCAGGAGTGCTCCGCCCTGCATCATGAGTGCCGCTTCGAGGATCGCCGCGAGCCAGTCGAAGACGAGCACCGTGCCGCGAGTCTCCTCGTCCTCCAAGAGGCGGTCGTGGTCTTCGGCGGTGTCGAGGCCGATGCGGGCGGCGATCGCCAGCCTGAGGGCCGTGACCGTGCGCGCCCACGCAGGCAGGGTCGTGGTCGAGATATCGACCTCGATCACGGCATCCTCAGACGGGAGCCCGCCACCGAGCCCGAGCGCGGTCGTGACCTGGATCGCATCCTGGAGCTTGCGGTTCAAGAGTCCCTGCTCTGTGACCCGACGGAACTGCGTGGCGTCGGCGTCGTCCTCGTAGGCGTTCGGGAACAACCGCGCGAGCGCGGGATCCTCGGGGACGTCATCCGACCCGCCGACCTCGAGGCTCGCGAAGAGCGGATCCGGATCGAGGGCCGTGCCGCTGTGGCTCTGAAGCAACTGCATGAGCTGTGCGACGAGCTGATCCAGCATCGCCGCCTCGTCGACCTCCAGGTGCAGGCGCAAGCCGCCCTCGGGCAGGGGGAGCAGCTTCACTCCGCACCTCCCTGGAGCACGGTGGCCCACAGCCCGTAGCCGTGCAGAGCCTCGACGTGCATCTCCATCGTCTCGCGCGATCCCTCGGCCACCACGGCCTTGCCCTGGTGGTGCACCTGGAGCATGAGTTCCTCGGCGCGCGCACGCTCGAATCCGAAGTGGGTCTGGAAGACGTAGGCGACGTAGGACATGAGGTTCACCGGATCGTCCCAGACCACCGTCTGCCACGTCGGATCCGGCGTCGCGTCCGTCCGGGCGCTCACGCCGGCGCCCGGCTGCGCCTGCGTCGCGACCATCAGCCCCACCCGAGTTCGTGGATGCGCTCCTCGGAGATGCCGTAGAAGTGAGCGATCTCGTGGACGAGGGTGATGCGGATCTCCGCGACGAGCTCATCCATATCGGCGCAGTGGGCAGCCAGGTTCTCGCGGAAGAGGATGATGCGGTCGGGCTCTTCTCCGTACCCGTAGACGTTCCGCTCGGCGAGCGAATACCCCTCGTACACCCCGAGAATGGCGCTACCGTCCTCGGGCCGATCCTCGACCAGGAAGATGACGTTGTCGAGCTGCGCGAGCATGTCGTCGTGGAGCGAGTCGAGGCCGTCGGAAACCAACGACTCGAACATTTCGGATGTCACCTCGACCATGGCTTCACCCTATCGGGCGGAGTGCCGCGCGGGGAGTGAATATCCGGTGTGCGGCGGTGTGAACATCGCACCCGAAGATAGGCTATGATCGTAGGGTTGCCTCGTTCGCCCCGGCGGATGCGGCCAGCATGGTGGCTATAGCTCAGTTGGTAGAGCACCGGCTTGTGGTGCCGGTGGTCGCGGGTTCAAGTCCCGTTAGCCACCCCACAGTACCGCCCCGTCTCGGAGTGCTCCGCGGCGGGGCGGTGTGCTTGTCACGAGATCCCGAAGGTCGGCTGTCTGGGGGACTCTCGACCCCTTCTTACCCATACCTCCCTTTTTCGTGTGAGCGGGTTCCGTTGCGCTTCGCGTGTTCTGCCCCAGATATCGCTCACACGAGGGGCGGTGCTCGAAGGCGTGACCGATTTCTGGCCGATGTACCTCGCTCCGCAACGGAACGCGCTCACACCAGTGCGCGGGGGCATGAGAGTGCACCTGGCGGAGCGGCGCGCAGACGTGCACACTGGACACATGGCTGAGAATGCGACCCAGATCACGGACGCCGACCCGCACGCCTTCATCGAGAAAGCGACGCCGGCGAAGCGCCGTCTCGACGGTCTGGCACTCGCGCAGATCTTCCGCGAGGTGACCGGAGAGGACCCGAAGATGTGGGGTCCCTCGATCGTGGGGTACGGCAGCTATCGCTACATCTCGCCCTCCGATTCGCGGCGCCGAGGCGACTGGCCGAAGACCGGCTTCTCGCCGCGCAAGGCGCAGCTCTCGCTCTACGGACTGAAGGACCTGCCCGACGGGGCCCGGCTGCTGCCCGAACTCGGCACCTACACCGAGGGTGCGGGGTGCGTGTACGTCCGGAAGCTCGAGGACATCGACGAGACGGTCCTCCGTCGGCTGATCGCGATCGCCTGGTCCAGGCAGGACGATCCCGAACCGAACTGACCGGAGCCGAACCGGACTGACCCGAACCGAACCGGAACCGAGCCGTCTGATCAGCGGGCCGCGCGGCTCGCGATCTCGGGGAGCGTGTAGTTCGCGAGCGGGTTCAGCCCCAGCTTCTGCCGGGCGGCCGCCATGAGCAGGTGCCGCACGTGTGCGCCCCGTCCCGCGCGCACGATGCGCGTGCGCAGCCGATAGGCGTCGGTGTAGGCCATCCGCGGAGCCCAGATCGGCGAGCGGCGGCGGTTCGAGACCCCGGCGGTGAGGTGCAGGAAGGCCTGGGTCGTGCCGATGGCGGAAGCGACGTCCACGCCGATCGAGATCGACGGCAGGGGTGCGGGATCGACCCCGTCATCCCCGACCACGGCCTCGAGCGAACGCAGGTCCGTGTAGGGCGGGATGTAGGGGAGGCAGCGTGCGAAGTCGACCCCGCGTTCCGCGATCTCCGCAAGGGGAGTGTCCGATGCGAATCCCATGAATCGCTCGAAGGTCCAGGGGGAGTCCGGCGCGAACGAGGTGACCTGGGCGGAGAACCCGACGTTCATGACGAGGAGGTCGGGGATGCCCTGCGCCCGAGCGCGGCGGGCGATCAGCGAACCGATCTCGGGCCGAGTGAGCTCGGATTCGTCGAGCACCAGGGACGCCCCGCGCATGAAGTCCTCGACGTTGTCGGGGGTGACTCCCTGCAGGAAGACGTCGATCTCGGCCTCGGGATTGATGTCGAGCACACGATCTCGGAAGACCTCCGCCTTGTTCCGTCCGAACGTGGAGACGGACGCCCCCTCGACGCGGTTGACGTTCTCGGGTTCGAACACCTCCGGATCCGCGATGCTGAACCGCGAGACCCCCATGCGCGCGAGCTTGAGGCCGAGCTGGAACCCGTCCCCGCCCACGCCGGCGATCGCCACGCGAGACGACGTGATGGCGCGCTGCTCGTCCTCGCTCCAGAATCCGTAGTTGCGCGAGAATTCGGGAGACGAGATGGATCGGGCCATCAGGCGGCCCGGTTCCGGAGCGTGCCGCGCGAGGCGCGTCCGAAGTAGGTCAGGGCGGGTTCGGCAGCGCGGTACCCGTCGATCGAGTCGCTGTTCCGCGTGTTCACCTTGTCGATGGACGCCGGGATATCGACCTCGATCGGCAGGTTGTAATCGAGGTAGTGCTCGACGTACGTGGGCTCGCCGATGCGCTGGATCGCGAGCACACCCACGAGATGGCGCTCCAGCCAGGGCTCGATGATCGCGAAGGTGCGCTCGTGCTGGTGCTTGGAGATGTAGGCCAGCATCATCGCGAAGAGGTGGTACTGGATCACGTCCTGCAGCACGGCGGTCTCATGACGCGCGATGACGCGGGACACCTCGACGCACGAGGCGGTGACGTCGCCCGGCCCGAAGGATTCGGGACAGAACTCCTCGACCGGCAGCGGCACGGTATCGCCGCGCACGATGAGGCGCGCGACGCCGACCACGCGCACGCCCTCCTCGTGATTCTCAAAGACGGCGAAGGTGACCGAGCGCGCGTCGTCGTCGTCGCGGTCCGTGCCGTCCTCGTTCAGCTCGCTCGCGTCGAGCTGGCCGGTCTGGTCGACGTACACCCGCCGACGGAGGTCGAAGTGCGCGCGGTACTCGTCCTCGAAACCGGGGAGCGGTACCCCGTTCACCGCCAGCAGGCCGCAGGCGAGACGCGACGCGGGTTCGGCCTCGAACAGGTCCGACTGCACTACCGGAATGACCTGGTGATTGGTGATCGAACGATCAATGTGCGACAACGACGGCGTCCTTTCGGAGTGCAGTCAGATGTAATTGCCGTCGCCAGTTCATGATTCCCCCCGGATCGTGAACTCAGATGAGTTCGTCAGAGACTCATTCTGCCCTACAAGTGAGTCAGAACTGGTGCAGACGCGTTCACGCGGCGGGTCGTGTCGGAGTCTGTGCGTCGGCAATGCGGAGGAATCGGAAAAAGCGGTGAAACGACGGCGCGAATTGATACCATGGTGCAAATGGGT
Above is a genomic segment from Leucobacter rhizosphaerae containing:
- a CDS encoding glycerol-3-phosphate dehydrogenase/oxidase translates to MPQANTPSARASVQRLRDRPEADVLIIGGGINGIATFRELALQGVDVALVDRDDFVSGASSASSHMVHGGIRYLENGEFRLVQEAVQERNRLIRNAPHYVVPLRTTIPIFKTFSGVLTAPFRLLVSHGRGKPRERGALLIKVGLVLYDTFSRGGGRVPRHRFHGRRRSLRALPRLNPAIKYTATYYDAAMHDPERLALDVLSDGVAAGASAERTTARAANYVSAVGFTDGAVTLRDEETGDEFGFSARLVINTSGPWTDLTNRTLGAPTRYLGGTKGSHIVLDHPELLAATAGREMFFEHSDGRIVLIYPLKDRVMVGTTDIDADPSVPSVCTDDEVEYFFDLIPQVFPSISVDRSQIVYTFSGIRPLPKHDDTVPGFVSRDYRIEPGRVDGVPTLSLVGGKWTTFRALAEHLGDTALGVLGAERIVSTRTTVIGGGAGFPRDRASRRIWISRNGGGQDPALVSRLLDRYGTKAAEVIAALPAQPTELVAAPGYLVEELAALAELEDVRHLDDLILRRTSIAFVGGLTRVALVEIAAAIAPVLGWDDDAQRLEVERMTEILRHAHRVELGTAGLAPIS
- the dinB gene encoding DNA polymerase IV gives rise to the protein MVDTQRDIASMLHVDMDSFFVSVELLDRPDLVGLPVAAAHDTLRSVVSSASYEARRFGVRSAMPVARAKQLCPQLVLVPPTFEKYRAASRQVMRIFEEFTPLVEPLSIDEAFLDVAGSIRLFGAPAEIARQLRERIRGETGLPASVGLAGTKFIAKLASQRAKPDGILEIPPAQTLAFLHPLPIDAMWGVGEATARTLRSRAIHSVGDLAREPLDSLTRLVGAASAQRLHDLANGRDARRVTTTRIEKSIGHEETFAFDEPDPTVLRRELLRLSTRTGERLRAAGLEARTVAIKVRWSSFETVSRSRTLAEATHATQRIYQTACELFDGLRATGTPVRLIGVRAEQLQPEGSDLAALWSEDESWRAVDQAVDDVKHRFGAAGVKSASLLQGRGPVVDPRSLEPPA
- a CDS encoding DUF2017 family protein — encoded protein: MKLLPLPEGGLRLHLEVDEAAMLDQLVAQLMQLLQSHSGTALDPDPLFASLEVGGSDDVPEDPALARLFPNAYEDDADATQFRRVTEQGLLNRKLQDAIQVTTALGLGGGLPSEDAVIEVDISTTTLPAWARTVTALRLAIAARIGLDTAEDHDRLLEDEETRGTVLVFDWLAAILEAALMMQGGALLDGDDGDDADGSADDASDRA
- the clpS gene encoding ATP-dependent Clp protease adapter ClpS, translating into MVATQAQPGAGVSARTDATPDPTWQTVVWDDPVNLMSYVAYVFQTHFGFERARAEELMLQVHHQGKAVVAEGSRETMEMHVEALHGYGLWATVLQGGAE
- a CDS encoding metallopeptidase family protein produces the protein MVEVTSEMFESLVSDGLDSLHDDMLAQLDNVIFLVEDRPEDGSAILGVYEGYSLAERNVYGYGEEPDRIILFRENLAAHCADMDELVAEIRITLVHEIAHFYGISEERIHELGWG
- a CDS encoding DUF1801 domain-containing protein, with product MAENATQITDADPHAFIEKATPAKRRLDGLALAQIFREVTGEDPKMWGPSIVGYGSYRYISPSDSRRRGDWPKTGFSPRKAQLSLYGLKDLPDGARLLPELGTYTEGAGCVYVRKLEDIDETVLRRLIAIAWSRQDDPEPN
- a CDS encoding ThiF family adenylyltransferase, with product MARSISSPEFSRNYGFWSEDEQRAITSSRVAIAGVGGDGFQLGLKLARMGVSRFSIADPEVFEPENVNRVEGASVSTFGRNKAEVFRDRVLDINPEAEIDVFLQGVTPDNVEDFMRGASLVLDESELTRPEIGSLIARRARAQGIPDLLVMNVGFSAQVTSFAPDSPWTFERFMGFASDTPLAEIAERGVDFARCLPYIPPYTDLRSLEAVVGDDGVDPAPLPSISIGVDVASAIGTTQAFLHLTAGVSNRRRSPIWAPRMAYTDAYRLRTRIVRAGRGAHVRHLLMAAARQKLGLNPLANYTLPEIASRAAR
- a CDS encoding GNAT family N-acyltransferase, with the protein product MSHIDRSITNHQVIPVVQSDLFEAEPASRLACGLLAVNGVPLPGFEDEYRAHFDLRRRVYVDQTGQLDASELNEDGTDRDDDDARSVTFAVFENHEEGVRVVGVARLIVRGDTVPLPVEEFCPESFGPGDVTASCVEVSRVIARHETAVLQDVIQYHLFAMMLAYISKHQHERTFAIIEPWLERHLVGVLAIQRIGEPTYVEHYLDYNLPIEVDIPASIDKVNTRNSDSIDGYRAAEPALTYFGRASRGTLRNRAA